Genomic DNA from Prunus persica cultivar Lovell chromosome G1, Prunus_persica_NCBIv2, whole genome shotgun sequence:
AGTCACTAGAGAAAGGAGATGATCATAAGAGTTCAGTTTCTTTTTACACATTTCACAGAGGTAAATGCACACCACCAAACTATAAATGATTGCCAAATTGATAATGGTTTGAGCCCTACAATCCAATCCATATGAATATATTAATACAAATCAGCAAGAGAAATTCTTGTTCTCTTTCATGGTGTCATTTCAGGGAGTTTTCAATATCAATCGCAAACCAGTATATCACAACACTTTTTAGTAGCCCCTCAATAGCTTCATTTGCAGATTGAATTGGAATTATTTCAATCATTGGATGAATTCCATTTGAAGCAAAGAAATCTATCATTTCTTGGATATCCTTTGTTCCACCTGTTACACTACCAGAAAAGGTTTTCCCAATGCATGGAGTTCATTATATATACTTGCAATTGCAATAACAGTTGGATATATAAAACTGtcatttcaatcatttgaaacaTGCCAATGTACCGATATGAAGGTTGGCAGGACTGATTTTGACTTCGCTGGGGAATCCCACCATAAGACCAGAACTCCACCAGTTTCAATAGTTCCATGTATGGATCAAAAGGGTGATCACCAGATGCTATATCAATTATAAAGTCTACTGACTTCACCAGGGCCTATATAGCAAACAATAACCGACAAATACTAAACCTATAGGTAAGAAACTTTGTGTATTTTTACCTTCATCTGATTTCTGTCAGATGAGACCACAAAGTTATCTGCACCCAGCTGACTTAAAGCTTCCTCTTTCTTGGATATGCTAGTTGCTGAAAATTGTTAATTCAAACCAAATGCCTTGCCAAACTTCACAGCCATGTGACCTAGGCCACCAAAGCCAATCACCCCTAGAGATTTACCAGGTTGGTTCATCTTATGGCGTACCATCGAAGCATAAACAGTAATTCCAGCACAAAGTAGAGGGGCTGCCGAAGCCAATGGATAGTTTGCCGGTATTAATGTATGATTGGATGCAGCTTGCTTCTTTATCAAACCAGCGTCCTCATGAAAGGTTGGATCTCCTACTCTTGCGAGATACAAGAGAGGTATTGCACTTTTCTCCCCTCTTAACATTGGGAATTTCAGGTGCACGTGGATATGGTATATGTAAGAATGAGATGCTACTTCTTATCTAACACGTTGTTTGAAATCTCATTTAGAATAGttcgtatatatatatatatatcaatgtcATATGACCTCTGATACCTTCAATTTATTTCAAAACTCTTCTCTTCGTTGTCTCATTAGAATGTTTTGcatccaatttttcatgtGCAAAGATTATATTGATGTATCTCAAAGCAAAAGAGCAGGTTGTCTAGTGCAATGAGAAAAAGGTTGTCATTGGGTTTAGTTCATAATTACCATGGATACATTTAAATTCTTACACTAGCAATTTTATGCTCTAAAATTCAAGATTCTTTTATCCCCAAAATGTTGGTGGATCcctattttgttgttgttgtatttatgGGTTTAACCCGTAATATTTCtcataaataaaatccattttttTATCCTTGCCTTAGCTGGAAATCATTAGAATGTGAGGTATcagaaagaatttaaattatcatTTCCCAATATCACtggtataaataaaataattgaagaaatatCTCTATCCTAATTAGCTAAAGTGGTATTTtagccctaaaccctaaaataacatgacaaaattgtatattcaaagagtatagccgggcggctatacgggttaaatatattattttaaaggtATAGCCACTCGGCTCTACGGTTtgaatatattcgaatattttaaatgtatagccgcgcggctatacttttaaatatatttccaaacAAACACGAAGCTTGCACTCACAGTCACAGCCATTTCGTTTCTCTGTCAGCGCTTCCAAGCTTCAAAGACTCGGTATtgagcctctctctctctctctctctctctcaagcttCAAAAATTTTTCTTTCGTTTCGGCTGCTGCGTTGATTGGATTGTATTGGACACACACTATGAAAACCATCAAATGTCGTTCAGCTATTGAAATCTCCACTAAGATAACAACTCTGATGCTATAAGTAGTTAGGCAGCGTCTAGGCGGATCTAGGACCCCTGGGAGGTTCTAGGAGGCCTGGGCGGGTCTGAgtgtcccttttttttttttttcccaaatgaTGAAGACAGACGAAGCTTGCACAGTTGCACTCGCAGAGGAATGTGGTGCGCGAGTGAAATGAAGAGACAGAGAAACGAACACGAAGCTTGCACTCACAGAGTCACAGTCCAaccttcaaaattcaaatactcGGTCTTGAGCCTCTTCCTCAACTCAagcttggattttttttcttcggttTCAGCTGCTGCGTTGATTCTATTTTTTGTGTGCTTTTCTGTTATTGAAGTTGGCAACGTCAGATGAACATCCAAGGCAGTTTCTTAGTGTACCAAAAGAAGCCCAGCAGATGGTTCTTTAACCTGAGGCACACCTTGCAGTTTGTCACTGGATTACACCATGCCAGTCTGAATGACAAAGATAGATCTCTGGTTGAGGAACAAGATTCAGGCATTTCTGTTTTACCTCAATAAGCATGAGTCTTTCCTGAAAAACACATTAGGAAAAGAGAATATAAAAGATCGTTTTCTTAATCTATATACTGATTAGGCATATGTATTAAATTATAGGTATTGGTTTGTACCAGCACATTGGCATGGGGTGTAAACCTTCTAGGTCATCATCTGGTCATTATTAAGGTAAGGCAAAATTTGTGCGCtatctttttcatttggttcCTATATTCACAAAGGTTTCTAGCAGGAGTATATTGCAGCAGCTGTTCTTCAGAACAAATTTACGTAAGTGTTGATTCTCTTGCAGTTGCAGGGAACAGAATATTATGATGGGAAAACAAAGAGATATGTTGATTTTCCAATATGAATCACAGATATATTGCAAATGATGGTTTTGGTCACACGTGACTATATAgaataaaaaatggaaagaaagaaatatgtgatgcaggagcataggggtggatcaagatagatatttaccatttgattagttatttcatgatatattgttattttcttatttaggtagttttatgatatcttttattgtttatgtgtgattttataattaattagtttacttttggaccaagtagccttggtgcccaagtcttgtaaagcctataaaaaaggctaatgtaatagttgtaggagagatatgttgatgattaataaaatagtttatttgtggcatggatttgctacgatatatgtgagtttgcaCTAGCCCTAGATTTCGGTGCTCGTGTATGTAGTTGGTGACCTGTGTCCGGATCCCGATCCCCATCAATTGATATCAGAGCTATGGCTCAAGATCTGCTATATCGGGGAGGTTTTTGGATGGAGGGTCGTTTTAACAACTACAACGACATGGAGGAAATTAGGAGGATGCTACGACAACTTACGGAACGCATTGCTCGCATTGAAGCTCGAACCCAGATAGGTAAGAGTTCTGACGGGGAGGGATGTGTGAACCCTTATTTGAACCGAGTAGCTCGCATCGACACTCTAAGCCTTGAGAGTCTCGACGGGGAGTACGAGGGAGATAGCCCTTTTCAGTATTGTGCTCCGCTGTGTGAGTCAAGTGAAGAGGGGCACGGTTATTCTCATTGTGTCTTTGAAGGTATAAATGAATTTGGTAATTTTGGTGCATCTTGTTATTCATTGAAGTTATTAAATTTGGATTTACCTCCAGTATTTGATCCTTGCAACTGTGAAAATTGCAATGAAAATTGTTTGGGTGTTCAAAGCAATTTTGATAAGCAATTTATTGCCCAGAATAGTGAAGATATGAGAATTGAGAAAACTTTGAAgatattattgattttatgggcattaatattttcacttggaaGGTTGCCAAAAATCTGGTTGATTTTGTCAATCGGTTGAAGATTCTAGAGAGAAACATTTGCATTGCTAGAGGGAGTAAGAAGCCAAGAATAACGAAATATTtcaaatatctttttatttggaaaggAAGGTTTCAATTGGATGCTAAAAGATCTAGAATTAATATGAAGCAATTGAAGATTCTACTCGGATTTTCCACAATCAAAGGCTTGAATTCGAGGACGAATTCTTTCCAACCAGGGGAGTCTGATGCAGGAGCATAGGGGTGGATCAAGATAGATATTTaccatttaattagttatttcatgatatattgttattttcttatttagatAGTTTTATGATATCTTTTATTGTTTAtgtgtgattttataattaattagtttacttttggaccaagtagccttggtgcccaagtcttgtaaagcctataaaaaaggctaatgtaatagttgtaggagagatatgttgatgattaataaaatagtttatttgtggcatggatttgcaaagatatatgtgagtttgcaCTAGCCCTAGATTTCGGTGCTCGTGTATGTAGTTGGTGACCTGTGTCCGGATCCCGATCCCCATCAATATGTGAATCAGATTACATGCTTTTCTCCCTTTATAATCAACAGTTGCTCAGATTCTACAAGAAAGATGGGAGTATATGTCCATCACAATCCGCCTGCGCTGCGCctaacaatcaataaacacgAATCATATTACTTTCTTAATTTGCCTCAAATACTAGGAATCAGGTTGTTTGGGGTTTTGAATatcagaaaatcaaataaagtcAATGGATGAAGTCTTGCAGTCTTAAATCTAATCAATGaaccattttcctttttattttttcaatactCTACacctatctttttttttttattatgttaaAGTTCAGAACGCCCATCATTTGCGTTGCTGCTGTGACAATGATCCTCTTGTACTTAAATGTGGTGAAGACACAAGTTAAAAGCCTTTAAATGTGCCCTTTGTATTTGATTTATTGAGCCTGTACAAAATCTTACATGAGCGTAGTTTTCTACGGATGTTTAATC
This window encodes:
- the LOC18791420 gene encoding probable cinnamyl alcohol dehydrogenase 1, translated to MLRGEKSAIPLLYLARVGDPTFHEDAGLIKKQAASNHTLIPANYPLASAAPLLCAGITVYASMVRHKMNQPATSISKKEEALSQLGADNFVVSSDRNQMKALVKSVDFIIDIASGDHPFDPYMELLKLVEFWSYGGIPQRSQNQSCQPSYRYIGGTKDIQEMIDFFASNGIHPMIEIIPIQSANEAIEGLLKSVVIYWFAIDIENSLK